Proteins from one Streptomyces genisteinicus genomic window:
- a CDS encoding glycosyl hydrolase, protein MPAPRNRPAAVLVLATALAAVGLGPAAVPAAAATVPVGSGSYSDTRPAGTSGPTTNTGAPVTPKVTAAAAGKPVPTNDWWSSLAFQRYGDNPYSTPMYGHPLTYQAVSGGLEIGYPTSPAVVGDGRQYEYAHKRDLTLGLTGLNSPDTKADAWSDWTVTPYWSDGTRTLRTTIGHGMPFVYAKGSGGNAQITTASAPAVFADQGNVLGITVGGHHYALFAPTGSDWNVSGSTVTAGLGGKDYFSVAVLPSTDALATYRKYAFSFVTGSTVNWSSGGGTVRATYSLTTEAKEGTERGTLQALYRHQWLNTTDALTGYTYVSPRGTMKVRESASFSTAQKASAVLPGLPRTNAVDTARLRGYLNEVANSSDPFSGAVDTYWTGKALGKLAQLVPLADQIGEGAIRDKLIGLIKGRLQEWFTAGGANEFSYDKVWKTLTGYPASYGSDTELNDHHFHYSYYVYAAAIVAQYDQGWAADSAWGGMVKTLIRDTANASRTDSAYPFLRGFDVYAGHSWASGHQGFAAGNNQESSSESTNLSAALVLWGSATGDSGLRDLGSYLLTTESEAIAQYWFDADEQVFPGSFGHDTVGMVWGSGGAYSTWWTANPEEIHGINVLPVTGGSLHLGGEKAAIRRNLAEMERENGGPAVEWRDILWEFQSFADPAAAKSKWDAGNASYTPEAGESKAHTYHWITTLDALGAPDATVTGDIPTSAVFTKGTVRTYAAHNHGSTARTVTFSDGKTLSVPARSTATGTGSGSTDPDPDPDPPTGNTFQLRSGGTLTTASGGTAGSDTIPSAGGVNRDGTPYQPLVYTIRGVNGTLAQGASTSFRLQVDAGTAVGLGQQARISYDLTGDGTFDRTETYHYFATDPVNGWEEYAQSRGLKSATGTQGDLRGGTVRLEVWSAIGNASAKLQTGTDRSVLVIPYS, encoded by the coding sequence ATGCCAGCCCCCCGCAACAGACCGGCCGCCGTGCTGGTCCTGGCCACCGCCCTGGCCGCCGTAGGACTCGGCCCGGCCGCGGTCCCGGCCGCCGCCGCCACCGTCCCCGTCGGCTCCGGCAGCTACTCCGACACCCGGCCCGCCGGCACGTCCGGCCCCACCACCAACACCGGCGCACCCGTGACCCCCAAGGTCACCGCCGCCGCCGCGGGCAAGCCGGTGCCCACCAACGACTGGTGGTCCTCACTCGCCTTCCAGCGCTACGGCGACAACCCGTACTCCACCCCGATGTACGGCCACCCGCTCACCTACCAGGCCGTCTCCGGCGGACTGGAGATCGGCTACCCCACGAGCCCCGCCGTCGTGGGCGACGGCCGCCAGTACGAGTACGCCCACAAGCGGGACCTCACCCTGGGCCTGACCGGCCTCAACTCGCCCGACACCAAGGCCGACGCCTGGTCCGACTGGACCGTCACGCCCTACTGGTCCGACGGCACCCGCACCCTGCGCACCACCATCGGCCACGGCATGCCGTTCGTGTACGCCAAGGGCTCCGGCGGCAACGCCCAGATCACCACCGCGTCGGCCCCCGCGGTCTTCGCCGACCAGGGCAACGTCCTCGGCATCACCGTCGGCGGCCACCACTACGCCCTCTTCGCGCCCACCGGCAGCGACTGGAACGTCTCCGGCTCCACCGTCACCGCCGGCCTCGGCGGCAAGGACTACTTCTCCGTCGCCGTGCTCCCCTCCACCGACGCGCTGGCCACGTACCGCAAGTACGCGTTCAGCTTCGTCACCGGGTCCACCGTGAACTGGAGCAGCGGCGGCGGCACCGTGCGCGCCACCTACAGCCTCACCACCGAGGCCAAGGAGGGCACCGAGCGCGGCACCCTCCAGGCCCTCTACCGCCACCAGTGGCTCAACACCACCGACGCGCTGACCGGGTACACCTACGTCTCGCCGCGCGGCACCATGAAGGTCCGCGAGTCGGCCTCCTTCAGCACCGCGCAGAAGGCGTCCGCCGTGCTGCCCGGCCTGCCGAGGACGAACGCGGTCGACACGGCCCGGCTGCGGGGCTACCTGAACGAGGTCGCCAACTCCTCCGACCCGTTCTCCGGCGCGGTCGACACCTACTGGACGGGCAAGGCGCTCGGCAAGCTCGCCCAGCTGGTGCCGCTCGCCGACCAGATCGGCGAGGGCGCGATCCGCGACAAGCTGATCGGGCTCATCAAGGGCCGCCTCCAGGAGTGGTTCACGGCCGGGGGCGCCAACGAGTTCTCCTACGACAAGGTCTGGAAGACCCTCACCGGCTACCCGGCCTCCTACGGCAGCGACACCGAGCTCAACGACCACCACTTCCACTACAGCTACTACGTCTACGCGGCGGCGATCGTCGCCCAGTACGACCAGGGCTGGGCTGCCGACTCCGCCTGGGGCGGCATGGTGAAGACGCTGATCCGGGACACCGCCAACGCCTCCCGCACCGACAGCGCCTACCCCTTCCTGCGCGGCTTCGACGTCTACGCCGGCCACAGCTGGGCCTCGGGCCACCAGGGCTTCGCCGCCGGCAACAACCAGGAGTCCTCGTCCGAGTCCACCAACCTCAGCGCCGCCCTGGTGCTCTGGGGCTCGGCCACCGGTGACAGCGGTCTGCGCGACCTCGGCAGCTACCTGCTCACCACCGAGTCCGAGGCGATCGCCCAGTACTGGTTCGACGCCGACGAGCAGGTCTTCCCCGGCTCCTTCGGCCACGACACGGTCGGCATGGTCTGGGGCAGCGGCGGCGCCTACTCCACGTGGTGGACCGCCAACCCCGAGGAGATCCACGGCATCAACGTCCTCCCGGTGACCGGCGGTTCGCTCCACCTCGGCGGCGAGAAGGCGGCGATCCGCCGCAACCTCGCCGAGATGGAGCGCGAGAACGGCGGCCCCGCCGTCGAATGGCGCGACATCCTCTGGGAGTTCCAGTCCTTCGCCGACCCCGCGGCCGCGAAGTCCAAGTGGGACGCGGGCAACGCCTCGTACACCCCCGAGGCCGGCGAGTCCAAGGCGCACACCTACCACTGGATCACCACCCTCGACGCGCTCGGCGCCCCCGACGCCACCGTCACGGGCGACATCCCCACCTCGGCGGTCTTCACCAAGGGCACCGTGCGCACCTACGCCGCCCACAACCACGGCTCCACCGCCCGGACCGTGACCTTCTCCGACGGCAAGACCCTCTCCGTGCCGGCCCGTTCGACCGCCACCGGGACCGGCAGCGGCAGCACGGACCCCGACCCCGACCCCGACCCGCCGACCGGCAACACCTTCCAGCTCCGCTCCGGCGGCACCCTGACCACCGCGTCGGGCGGCACCGCCGGCAGCGACACCATCCCCTCCGCGGGAGGCGTCAACCGCGACGGCACCCCGTACCAGCCGCTCGTGTACACCATCCGCGGCGTCAACGGCACCCTGGCGCAGGGCGCGTCCACGTCCTTCCGGCTCCAGGTGGACGCGGGCACCGCGGTCGGCCTCGGCCAGCAGGCCCGGATCAGCTACGACCTCACCGGTGACGGCACCTTCGACAGGACGGAGACGTACCACTACTTCGCCACCGACCCCGTGAACGGCTGGGAGGAGTACGCCCAGTCCCGCGGCCTGAAGTCGGCCACCGGAACGCAGGGCGACCTGCGGGGCGGCACCGTCCGCCTGGAGGTGTGGAGCGCCATCGGCAACGCGTCCGCGAAGCTCCAGACCGGCACCGACCGCTCGGTCCTGGTGATCCCCTACAGCTGA
- a CDS encoding ABC-F family ATP-binding cassette domain-containing protein: MTATLVAKELAAGHGDRTLFAGLDLVVAPGDVIGLVGVNGAGKSTLLRMLAGLDKPEQGELRLSPPTAAVGHLPQEPERRPDETVRAFLARRTGVAAAQEAMDAAAQGLVEGTPGADDAYAAGLERWLGLGGADLDERAEEIAGGLGLGVGLDAPMTSLSGGQAARAGLASLLLSRYDVFLLDEPTNDLDLDGLERLESFVRGLRAGTVVVSHDREFLTRTVTKVLELDLAQQEITLYGGGYTAYLEERETARRHAREEYEEYADKKAALEGRAQMQRSWMDKGVRNARRKASDNDKIGRKFRSESSEKQAAKARQTQRMIERLDTVEEPRKEWELRMEIAAAPRSGAVVATLREAEAVRGDFRFGPVSLQIDWADRVAVTGPNGAGKSTLLAALLGRLPLDAGHASLGSGVVVGEVDQARRLFFGTESLLEAFCAAVPDTEPAEVRTLLAKFGLKAGHVLRPATTLSPGERTRAALALLQGRGVNLLVLDEPTNHLDLPAIEQLESALASYTGTLLLVTHDRRMLEAVHTTRRIEVSGGRAVEHR; encoded by the coding sequence ATGACTGCCACACTCGTCGCCAAGGAACTCGCCGCCGGCCACGGCGACCGCACCCTCTTCGCCGGGCTCGACCTCGTCGTCGCCCCCGGCGACGTGATCGGCCTCGTCGGTGTCAACGGGGCGGGCAAGTCCACACTCCTGCGCATGCTGGCCGGCCTCGACAAGCCCGAGCAGGGCGAGCTGAGGCTCTCCCCGCCGACGGCCGCCGTCGGACACCTGCCGCAGGAGCCCGAACGCCGGCCGGACGAGACCGTGCGCGCCTTCCTCGCCCGCCGCACCGGCGTCGCCGCGGCCCAGGAGGCCATGGACGCGGCCGCCCAGGGCCTCGTCGAGGGCACCCCCGGAGCCGACGACGCCTACGCCGCGGGCCTGGAGCGCTGGCTCGGCCTCGGCGGCGCCGACCTCGACGAACGCGCCGAGGAGATCGCCGGCGGCCTCGGCCTCGGCGTCGGCCTCGACGCGCCCATGACGTCCCTGTCCGGCGGCCAGGCCGCCCGCGCCGGTCTCGCCTCGCTGCTGCTGTCCCGCTACGACGTCTTCCTCCTCGACGAGCCCACCAACGATCTCGACCTCGACGGTCTGGAGCGCCTGGAGTCCTTCGTGCGCGGACTGCGGGCCGGCACCGTCGTCGTCAGCCACGACCGCGAGTTCCTCACCCGAACCGTCACCAAGGTCCTCGAACTCGACCTCGCCCAGCAGGAGATCACCCTCTACGGCGGCGGCTACACCGCCTACCTGGAGGAACGCGAGACCGCCCGCCGGCACGCCCGCGAGGAGTACGAGGAGTACGCCGACAAGAAGGCCGCCCTGGAGGGCCGCGCCCAGATGCAGCGCTCCTGGATGGACAAGGGCGTGCGCAACGCCCGGCGCAAGGCGAGCGACAACGACAAGATCGGCCGCAAGTTCCGCAGCGAGTCCAGCGAGAAGCAGGCCGCCAAGGCCCGCCAGACCCAGCGCATGATCGAACGCCTCGACACCGTCGAGGAGCCCCGCAAGGAGTGGGAGCTGCGCATGGAGATCGCCGCCGCGCCCCGCTCCGGCGCGGTGGTCGCCACCCTGCGCGAGGCCGAGGCCGTACGCGGGGACTTCCGCTTCGGCCCGGTGTCGCTGCAGATCGACTGGGCGGACCGGGTGGCCGTCACCGGACCCAACGGCGCCGGCAAGTCCACGCTCCTCGCGGCCCTCCTCGGCCGCCTCCCGCTGGACGCCGGACACGCCTCGCTCGGCTCCGGAGTCGTCGTCGGCGAGGTGGACCAGGCACGCCGGCTGTTCTTCGGCACCGAATCGCTGCTGGAGGCCTTCTGCGCGGCGGTCCCCGACACCGAGCCCGCCGAGGTGCGCACCCTGCTCGCCAAGTTCGGCCTCAAGGCCGGCCATGTGCTGCGACCGGCGACCACCCTCTCCCCGGGCGAGCGCACCCGCGCGGCGCTCGCCCTGCTCCAGGGCCGCGGGGTCAACCTCCTGGTGCTCGACGAGCCCACCAACCACCTCGACCTGCCGGCCATCGAGCAGCTGGAGTCGGCCCTCGCCTCCTACACCGGAACCCTGCTCCTGGTCACCCACGACCGCCGGATGCTCGAAGCCGTGCACACCACCCGGCGCATCGAGGTGAGCGGCGGCAGGGCCGTCGAGCACCGGTAG
- a CDS encoding BCCT family transporter, with protein sequence MPQDEEERAGRGELSVTADLPEPPHESGRPSTDRVVFGVTAALTIAFVLWGALATDTLEDVSDSMLSGLIHNGGWAFVLAASGFVVFALWLAISRYGRIRLGQENEEPEFRTVSWIAMMFSAGMGIGLMFFGVSEPLAHFTTPPPGTSPEDAAEAMETAMATTLFHWTLHPWAIYAVVGLAIAYASYRRRRRQTISAVFTPLIGERNVNGAFGRVIDILAILATLFGSAASLGLGALQIGSGFTELDWMSTVSTALLVAIIAVLTLAFVASAVSGVEKGIQWLSNTNMVLALVLAVFVFVAGPTIIILDLLPTSIAAYFGDLPQLAGRTEASSGEGVADWLGSWTVFYWAWWISWTPFVGMFIARISRGRTIRQFVGGVILVPSTVSLFWFAIFGGSAMTLQDDGRLPDESTPEGQLFAVLQEYPIATVMSILVMVLVGIFFVSGADAASIVMGTLSQRGTFEPAKLVVVFWGVVTGAVAAIMLLIGNGKGDALAGLQNLTILVAAPFVLVMIGMCVALMRDLRHDPLIVRGEIGTEAVESAVIAGHEHYDGDFEIRIGPGTGEDTDTGPAGSTSVKR encoded by the coding sequence GTGCCGCAGGACGAAGAGGAACGGGCAGGCCGTGGAGAGCTGTCGGTGACAGCGGACCTCCCCGAGCCTCCCCACGAGAGCGGCCGCCCGAGCACCGACCGCGTGGTCTTCGGCGTGACGGCTGCGCTCACGATCGCCTTCGTGCTGTGGGGCGCACTCGCCACCGACACGCTCGAGGACGTGTCGGACAGCATGCTCAGCGGGCTGATCCACAACGGCGGATGGGCCTTCGTGCTCGCTGCCTCGGGCTTCGTCGTCTTCGCGCTCTGGCTCGCCATCAGCCGGTACGGGCGGATCAGACTGGGCCAGGAGAACGAGGAACCCGAGTTCCGCACCGTGTCCTGGATCGCGATGATGTTCAGCGCCGGCATGGGCATCGGCCTGATGTTCTTCGGCGTCAGCGAGCCGCTGGCGCACTTCACCACCCCGCCGCCGGGCACCTCGCCCGAGGACGCGGCCGAGGCCATGGAGACCGCCATGGCCACCACCCTGTTCCACTGGACGCTGCACCCCTGGGCGATCTACGCGGTCGTCGGACTCGCCATCGCCTACGCGTCCTACCGGCGCCGCCGCAGGCAGACCATCAGCGCCGTGTTCACCCCTCTCATCGGCGAACGCAACGTCAACGGCGCCTTCGGCCGGGTGATCGACATCCTGGCGATCCTCGCCACGCTCTTCGGCTCGGCCGCCTCGCTCGGACTCGGCGCCCTGCAGATCGGCAGCGGCTTCACCGAACTCGACTGGATGAGCACGGTCAGCACCGCCCTCCTCGTCGCCATCATCGCCGTCCTCACCCTGGCGTTCGTCGCCTCCGCGGTCTCCGGGGTCGAGAAGGGCATCCAGTGGCTGTCCAACACCAACATGGTGCTGGCGCTGGTGCTCGCCGTCTTCGTCTTCGTCGCCGGCCCCACCATCATCATCCTGGACCTGCTGCCGACCTCCATCGCCGCCTACTTCGGCGACCTGCCGCAGCTCGCGGGACGCACCGAGGCCAGCAGCGGCGAGGGCGTCGCCGACTGGCTGGGCAGCTGGACGGTCTTCTACTGGGCCTGGTGGATCTCCTGGACGCCGTTCGTCGGCATGTTCATCGCCCGCATCAGCCGGGGCCGGACGATCCGTCAGTTCGTCGGCGGCGTCATCCTGGTGCCGAGCACCGTCAGCCTCTTCTGGTTCGCCATCTTCGGCGGCTCGGCGATGACGCTCCAGGACGACGGCCGGCTGCCCGACGAGTCCACGCCCGAGGGCCAGCTCTTCGCCGTGCTCCAGGAGTACCCGATCGCCACCGTGATGAGCATCCTGGTGATGGTCCTCGTCGGCATCTTCTTCGTCTCCGGCGCGGATGCCGCCTCCATCGTCATGGGCACCCTGTCCCAGCGCGGCACCTTCGAACCGGCGAAGCTCGTGGTCGTCTTCTGGGGCGTCGTCACCGGCGCCGTCGCGGCGATCATGCTGCTCATCGGCAACGGCAAGGGGGACGCGCTGGCGGGGCTCCAGAATCTGACCATCCTGGTGGCCGCGCCCTTTGTGCTGGTGATGATCGGGATGTGCGTGGCCCTCATGCGCGACCTGCGCCACGACCCGCTGATCGTCCGCGGGGAGATCGGCACCGAGGCCGTGGAATCCGCCGTGATCGCCGGCCACGAGCACTACGACGGCGACTTCGAGATCCGGATCGGCCCCGGCACCGGCGAGGACACGGACACCGGCCCCGCCGGCTCCACCTCCGTCAAGCGCTGA
- a CDS encoding LacI family DNA-binding transcriptional regulator, whose amino-acid sequence MPEPITGPRPTLEAVAARAGVSRATASRVVNGGAGVRAPLVDKVRRAVEELGYVPNHAARSLVTRRNGAVAVIIAEPEFRIFSDPFFEQQVRGISRELTAHDSQLVLLWVEGPGDHDRIARYLGGGHVDGALAFSLHNDDELPALIDRSRIPTVFGGRSRAGKDLAVPYVDCDNRGGAREAVRHLVSLGRRHIAHIAGPDDLMAALDRVDGYHDVLIDADPALTAQGDFTEESGARAMHELLERRPDLDGVFVSNDLMAAGALRVLAERGVRVPEDVAVVGFDDMASVVRSTVPALTTVHQDIEGMGRLMVKLLMRLLDESGGPAPASVITPTALVRRASA is encoded by the coding sequence GTGCCCGAGCCCATCACGGGGCCCCGCCCCACGCTGGAAGCCGTCGCCGCCCGCGCCGGCGTCTCCCGGGCCACGGCGTCCCGCGTCGTGAACGGGGGCGCGGGTGTGCGGGCCCCGCTGGTCGACAAGGTCCGCAGGGCGGTCGAGGAGCTGGGGTACGTGCCCAACCACGCGGCCAGGTCCCTGGTGACCCGGCGCAACGGGGCGGTCGCGGTGATCATCGCGGAGCCGGAGTTCCGGATCTTCTCGGACCCGTTCTTCGAGCAGCAGGTGCGCGGGATCAGCCGCGAGCTGACCGCCCACGACTCCCAGCTCGTCCTGCTGTGGGTGGAGGGCCCCGGCGACCACGACCGGATCGCCCGCTATCTGGGCGGCGGCCATGTGGACGGGGCGCTGGCGTTCTCGCTCCACAACGACGACGAGCTGCCCGCGCTGATCGACCGGTCGAGGATCCCGACCGTGTTCGGCGGGCGTTCGCGGGCGGGCAAGGACCTCGCGGTGCCGTACGTCGACTGCGACAACCGCGGCGGCGCCCGTGAGGCGGTGCGCCACCTCGTCTCCCTCGGCCGGCGGCACATCGCGCACATCGCGGGGCCGGACGACCTGATGGCGGCGCTGGACCGGGTCGACGGCTACCACGACGTACTGATCGACGCGGACCCCGCGCTGACGGCTCAGGGCGACTTCACCGAGGAGAGCGGCGCCCGGGCGATGCACGAGCTGCTGGAGCGGCGCCCGGACCTCGACGGGGTCTTCGTCTCCAACGACCTGATGGCCGCGGGCGCGCTGCGCGTCCTCGCGGAGCGGGGCGTGCGGGTCCCCGAGGACGTCGCGGTGGTCGGCTTCGACGACATGGCGTCGGTGGTCAGGTCGACCGTGCCGGCGCTGACCACGGTCCACCAGGACATCGAGGGCATGGGCCGACTGATGGTGAAGCTGCTGATGCGGCTGCTCGACGAATCGGGCGGGCCCGCCCCGGCCTCCGTCATCACCCCCACCGCACTGGTACGGCGGGCATCGGCCTGA
- a CDS encoding sugar O-acetyltransferase translates to MTDYFAGDPRTNHERMLAGDHYIADDPDIAREAQRAVRLAAEYQAAYVRDAEAARPILEELLGELGAGAHIRPPLHVDYGSRITVGEGTFVNVNLTALDVAAITIGRDCQIGPNVQLLTPTHPLEPQPRRDKLEAARPITIGDNVWLGGGAIVLPGVTIGDNSVIGAGSVVTRDVPANVVAVGNPARAVREL, encoded by the coding sequence ATGACGGACTACTTCGCCGGCGACCCCCGGACCAACCACGAGCGGATGCTCGCCGGAGACCACTACATCGCCGACGACCCCGACATCGCCCGCGAGGCGCAGCGCGCGGTACGGCTGGCCGCCGAGTACCAGGCCGCCTACGTCCGGGACGCCGAAGCCGCCCGGCCGATCCTGGAGGAGCTGCTCGGGGAACTCGGCGCGGGTGCGCACATCAGGCCGCCGCTGCACGTCGACTACGGGTCGCGGATCACCGTCGGCGAGGGCACGTTCGTGAACGTCAACCTCACCGCGCTCGACGTCGCCGCGATCACCATCGGCAGGGACTGCCAGATCGGGCCGAACGTCCAGCTGCTCACCCCCACCCACCCCCTGGAGCCGCAGCCCCGGCGCGACAAGCTGGAGGCCGCGCGGCCGATCACGATCGGCGACAACGTGTGGCTGGGCGGCGGCGCGATCGTGCTGCCGGGCGTGACCATCGGGGACAACAGCGTCATCGGCGCGGGCTCCGTGGTCACCCGGGACGTGCCGGCGAACGTGGTCGCGGTCGGCAACCCCGCCCGCGCGGTCCGCGAGTTGTAG
- a CDS encoding DUF6924 domain-containing protein: protein MLPDITGRDEYAALIVRTAYDDEQSWLALLDELGRPRGDGGESEALVHVVDDPVWAGAAPADVLAAARRDEDLAVVFLADATALRSAPHALLALDVGYEDEVLDPEYYRELIESPPAREFRTVPAAVHDVHANLQLANVGFDEFAKEAAAHPDRVLRSF, encoded by the coding sequence GTGCTGCCGGACATCACGGGACGCGACGAGTACGCCGCGCTGATCGTCAGAACCGCGTACGACGACGAACAGTCGTGGCTGGCCCTCCTGGACGAACTGGGGCGGCCCCGGGGCGACGGGGGAGAGTCCGAGGCGCTCGTCCATGTCGTGGACGACCCCGTGTGGGCCGGTGCCGCGCCCGCCGATGTCCTCGCCGCGGCGCGCCGGGACGAGGACCTGGCCGTGGTGTTCCTGGCCGACGCCACCGCGCTGCGCTCGGCCCCCCACGCGCTGCTCGCCCTGGACGTCGGGTACGAGGACGAGGTCCTCGATCCCGAGTACTACCGGGAACTGATCGAGTCGCCTCCCGCCCGCGAGTTCAGGACGGTCCCCGCCGCCGTCCACGACGTGCACGCGAACCTCCAGCTCGCGAACGTGGGCTTCGACGAGTTCGCCAAGGAGGCGGCCGCGCATCCCGATCGGGTCCTGCGGTCCTTCTGA
- a CDS encoding TetR/AcrR family transcriptional regulator, whose product MATGRADPERRERIIGAALDLIAEEGVAGTSHRKVAARAGVPLGSMTYHFASMDELLREAFTRFSGEVVALFEDRLGAAATPDEARAAVTSLIRELGEGGQRNLVLTHELYTLAARRPAFRELTRAWMRSSRVALERHFDPATARRLDALIEGLSLHQALDTEPHDPALTAEAVARITAPGGS is encoded by the coding sequence GTGGCGACGGGACGGGCGGACCCCGAGCGCCGCGAGCGGATCATCGGCGCGGCGCTGGACCTGATCGCGGAGGAGGGCGTCGCCGGCACCTCGCACCGCAAGGTGGCGGCCCGCGCCGGGGTGCCGCTGGGTTCGATGACGTACCACTTCGCGAGCATGGACGAGCTGCTGCGGGAGGCGTTCACCCGCTTCTCCGGCGAGGTCGTGGCGCTCTTCGAGGACCGGCTCGGCGCGGCGGCGACGCCCGACGAGGCGCGGGCGGCCGTCACGTCGCTCATCCGTGAACTGGGCGAGGGCGGGCAGCGCAACCTGGTGCTGACGCACGAGCTGTACACCCTGGCGGCACGCAGGCCCGCCTTCCGGGAGCTGACCCGCGCCTGGATGCGCAGCAGCCGGGTCGCGTTGGAGCGGCACTTCGACCCGGCGACGGCCCGCAGGCTCGACGCCCTGATCGAGGGCCTGTCCCTGCACCAGGCGCTCGACACGGAACCGCACGATCCGGCGCTGACCGCCGAGGCGGTCGCGCGGATCACCGCACCGGGCGGGAGCTGA